The Edwardsiella tarda ATCC 15947 = NBRC 105688 region AAGTTCCTCGGTGTCGGCGAGAAGACGGATGCGTTGGAGCCGTTCCATCCGGATCGCGTTGCATCACGTATCCTGGGTATGGGCGACGTCCTGTCGCTGATCGAAGAGCTGGAGAGCAAGGTCGATCGGGAGCAGGCCGAGAAGCTGGCGACCAAGTTGAAGAAGGGCGATGGTTTCGACCTGAACGACTTTATGGAGCAGCTTAAGCAGATGCGCAACATGGGCGGGATGACCTCCATGCTGGCCAAATTGCCGGGCGTCGGTCAGTTGCCGGATAACGTTAAAGCGCAGATGGATGATAAGGTGTTGGTGCGAATGGAGGCGATCATCAGCTCGATGACGCTGAAAGAGCGCAACCATCCGGAGATCATCAAAGGGTCGCGCAAACGTCGCATCGCGCAGGGCTCTGGCATGCAGGTGCAAGACGTCAACCGCCTGCTGAAGCAGTTTGACGAGATGCAGCGCATGATGAAGAAGATGAAGAAAGGCGGAATGGCGAAGATGATGCGCGGCATGCGTGGCATGATGCCGCCAGGATTCCCGGGGCGTTAATCCGCGGCTCTCGGAGCGAAAAGCGGCGCTGGCAGTTGCTTTTCGCGCCAAAATGAGTAAAATTTTCGGGCTTTTATGTTCGTATGAACAAGGACACCGGGCTCCGTTCCTCGATGGGGTCTGGTGTTTTATTTACTAATGAGGATGTTATGGTAACCATTCGTTTAGCACGTGGCGGCGCGAAAAAGCGTCCGTTTTATCAAGTAGTAGTGACCGACAGCCGTAATGCTCGTGATGGTCGTTTCATCGAGCGCGTTGGCTTCTTCAACCCGGTTGCAACCGGTAGCGCCGAAGGCCTGCGTCTGGACCTGGATCGTGTAAGCCACTGGGTTTCCCAGGGCGCGACCGTTTCTGATCGCGTAGCTGCGCTGATCAAAGAAGCTCAGAAAGCGGCTTAATCCGTTGCGGTGGTCACGATGAGCATACAAAATAAGCCGGCGATGGACAAAGCAGTCATTCTGGGGAAACTCGGTTCTGCGTACGGCATCCGCGGCTGGCTCAGAGTGTTTTCCTCCACCGAGGATGCCGAGAGCATTTTCGATTACCAGCCCTGGTTTATTCAGCAGGGGGGTAAGTGGGTTGCGATTGAGCTGGAAAGCTGGCGTAACCACAGTCAGGATCTGGTCATCAAGATCAAAGGTATTGATGATCGCGATGCGGCTAACGCCTTGGTGAATCGAGAGATCGCCGTGGACGAGTCGCAACTGCCTGCGCTGGAAGAGGGCGACTACTACTGGAAAGACCTGATGGGCTGCCAGGTGGTCACCGTCGCCGGCTATGAGTTGGGTAAAGTCACTGCGATGATGGAAACCGGCTCTAACGACGTCTTAGTCGTCAAGGCGAACCTGAAAGATGCATTCGGTATCAAGGAGCGGTTGATTCCGTTCCTCGACGGGCAGGTGATCAAGAAAGTCGATCTCACTGCTAAGAGTATTGAAGTAGATTGGGATCCTGGTTTTTGACCTCCGAGACTAACGGTTGCAGCGAGTGGGACACGACAATGTGGATTGGTGTTGTTAGCCTGTTTCCCGAGATGTTCCGCGCCATCACCGATTACGGGGTAACTGGCCGGGCGGTAAAAAATGGCCTGCTTAGCGTGCAGTGCTGGAATCCTCGTGATTTCACCCACGATCGGCATCGTACCGTGGACGACCGTCCTTATGGCGGCGGACCGGGGATGTTGATGATGGTACAACCCTTGCGGGATGCCATCCATGCGGCAAAGGCAGCGGCAGGCGAAGGGGCGAAAGTGATTTATCTCTCGCCTCAGGGGCGCAAACTCGACCAGCAAGGAGTTTGTGAACTCTCCGCGGCTCAGAAGCTGATTCTGGTCTGCGGGCGTTATGAAGGTATTGATGAGCGCGTGATCCAAGCCGAGGTCGATGAAGAATGGTCGATCGGTGATTACGTTCTCAGCGGCGGTGAACTGCCGGCCATGACCTTGATCGACTCTATCTCACGGTTTGTCCCGGGGGTATTGGGCGATCAGGCCTCGGCGCAGGAAGATTCATTCGTCGACGGGCTGCTGGATTGCCCGCACTATACCCGACCTGAGGTGTTACAAGGCAAGGAAGTTCCGCCAGTATTACTGTCGGGCAACCATGCCGAGATCCGTCGCTGGCGCTTAAAGCAGTCGCTGGGCCGAACCTGGCTGAGAAGACCTGAACTTCTAGAAAGCCTAGCTCTGACTGACGAGCAAGCAAAGCTGCTGGCGCAGTTCCGTGAGGAGCATGCCGCGCAGCAGGAACATGAAGGCTGAGACCGTAGGGTCGAGCCGTATATCAGTTTACCTAGGGTAAGAGATTATTATGAGCAATATCATTAAGCAGCTTGAACAAGAGCAGATGAAGCAAGACGTACCTGCGTTCCGTCCGGGTGATTCCGTGGAAGTTAAGGTATGGGTCGTTGAAGGTTCTAAGAAGCGTCTGCAGGCATTCGAGGGCGTGGTTATCGCTATTCGTAACCGCGGTCTGCACTCTGCATTCACTGTTCGCAAGATTTCTAACGGCGAAGGTGTTGAGCGTGTATTCCAGACTCACTCACCGGTTATCGACAGCATCGCTGTTAAGCGCCGTGGTGCCGTTCGTAAAGCTAAACTGTACTACCTGCGTGAGCGTACTGGTAAGGCAGCTCGTATTAAAGAGCGTCTGAACTAAGATAACGCTTTCGCTACATCCGAAAGTAGTTAAGTGATAAGGGGTTGGCCATCTGGTCAGCCCCTTTTTTTATGTTTGTGTCCCGATTATGCCCACGCTGATGTCGCCTAGGCTTGGCTCAGGGTGACCAGGATGGTGACACGGGCGGGTTTAACGAGGACGGCACAGGTAGACAAAGGCGGGGGGCAGGTTGCGCCATACCAGTGAGCGTTGCCAGTGAAAGTGGCGGGCCAGGTGGCTTTCGAGCAACGGGCTGTATTGGAACTGAATAAAGCACCCGCCAGGTTTGAGCGCGAGTGCGGCAGCGCTCAGGATGGTGTGGCGCAGTTCGGCGCTAAAGGCCAGTAAGGGTAAGCCAGAGAAGATCACATCGTAGCGTTGGCTGATCTCGCTGGCGGAGGTGTTGTGCACCTGAGTGCGCCAATCGGCTAATTGCTGTAGGGCTTGGCAAAAATGGGGATTAGTCTCAAAGATATCCAAGTGAGCATCGTGACGCATGCGGCGCTGAATATGGCGGGTTAATACGCCGGTTCCCGCGCCAAACTCGGCGATGGAGTGGGTCTGTCGCCAATCGACAGGGCGTACCATTTCACGGCACAGGAAGGGCGTCGAGGGCGAGATGGCCCCTACCGTACGGGGAGAGCGGACAAACTGTGTGATAAAGCCGGCTGTTGTTTTGAGTGATTCGGTAAAGAGCATGATACCGCCTCCTATAGGCTTTGAGGTGTATCGGGTATTACAGCGCCGAAAGCTTAACTGGATATTAATTAACTACGTAAAGAAGAATAAAGAAGGGTCAAACGGCCGCCGTACTGTCGAGGCAGGCGGCCGTTACTACGCATGGCAAGCGGAGGACGTTACAGGTTGTACTGTAGCGTGATGGCGCTGGTGCGGTCGGTGTGCTTAGGCGCGCTGGCCGGCGGTTCGCTGTTATAGGTCACGTTGTAGGAGAGGCGTAGGGAGAACGCATCGTTGATGCCGACGTTTAACGCGGTCTCCGAGTTCAGCGTGGTGTCTTCGTTGGAGAGCGCGGAGACCCCTTGAGTGAACTGGGTGTTGGTCGTGACTTGGTAGGTGTAGTTGGCGGCACCATAGGCGAGCGCGCGTGTCGCACGTCCTCCCCCCTGATATTCGTCATGGCGTACGCCGGGGCCGAATTCGACGCGCAGATCCTGGGTTGGAGAGGAGAAGATCTGACGACCATAGCCCGCCGTACCGGTAGTCCGTGAGGCATAGCCAGCGAAACGGTCATTCAACCAGTTCACTTGACCAAACATGTAGTTTTCTTGGGTAACGTTAAAGCGGGTACGGCCGCCGGCTTGATATTTCTCTGCCGAGCGAGTGCCATTCGACTCGGCATTATTGGCGGTGCCCCATAGACTGTAGGCGGTAGCTGCATCCCGGTTGAACCAGGTCATGGTGGTGTTGGCCAGCAGGCTGGAGTTATTACTGTTGCCCGATTGGGAGTTATAACCCGCTTGGATATTGCCAATAAAGGGCTGCTTGGCGGTGGAGGGATCGTCTAACGCGGTAAATAGCGTGCTATCGGCGAAGGCACTGGTGTAATTGAGTATGACGGTGAGGCCAATCAGTGTCGGTAATGTTTGGGTGACGCGTGAGCGGAGCATGATGTTTCCAATAGAAAAAGGATAATGCCAAAGTTGACAGGCGTCACATTATAGCGGGTGATAATGTGGCCAAAAATGGTAATTATTAGCTTATTTTTTATTGCAGATAGGCGGTGTTATACGCTTTTTTTATATCGGCCTCCAGAAGGAGGCCGATATCGGGGGGAGACTTAGTAGAAGCTGGCGACCAGCAGATAGCCTACACAGCAAGAGGTGATAACCCCAATAAAGCCAGGCAGGATAAAGCTGTGGTTAATAATAAACTTACCGATGCGCGTGGTGCCAGAGCGGTCGAAACCGATACAGGCCAGGTCGCTGGGGTAGGTCGGCAGAACGAAGTAGCCATAGGCAGCCGGGAAGAACGCCAGCAACATCTTGGGTTCGACGCCTAAGGATAATCCCATCGGTGCGATGGCGGTCAGCGCCGCGGCCTGACTATTGACCAGCTTGGAAACCAGGAACAGTACCAAGGCATAGGTCCAGGGATGACTCTTGACCACATCTTCTAGCACCAGACGTAGATCCTGCATATGGGCTTGGAAGAAGGTATCGCTCATCCAGGCGACGCCGAATACGGAGAAGATCGCGACCATGCCCGCCTTGAAGACCGCCCCGTTAGAGATTTCACCCGGCTTCACTTTGCAAGACATCAGGATGATGGCGCCGGCGATCAGCATCATCATCTGAATCACCAGGTTCATCGATAATGGTTTCAGAACCCCTTTGACCTCAAAGGCGGGACGTAGATCGGCAAAGGCACCGAGCAGGACCACGACGGCGATGGCGGCGAAGAAGATCCAGGTTGCCCAGTAAGCCTGCTTAGGGAACGTCTGATTCAGCAGGGTTTGGCTGTCACCGTAGATATAGGCGCGCTGTTCGGGATCTTTGAGCTTCTCTTGAAAGACCGGGTCCTTATCCAGATCTTTACCGCGACGGAGACTCCACAGCGCGGCGACCAGAACCCCGCACAAGGAGGCCGGTACGGAAACCGACAGAATATCCAGGATAGTGAATGCTTGACCAATACCGTGCGCCGCACCGAGGATGGAGACTAACGAGACGACCGCGACGGAGACCGGAGAGGCGGTGATCGCCATCTGTGAGGCCACGGAGGCGACAGCCATCGGACGTTCTGGGCGGATACCCTTTTTCAGGGCGATATCTGCGATGATGGGGAACATGGTATAGACCACATGGCCCGTTCCGCACAGGAAGGTTAGCGTCCAGGTGGTGAGGGGAGCCAGGATGGTGATGTGTTGTGGGTGACGACGCAGCAGGCGCTCGGCGAACTGCATCATGACATTCAGCCCGCCGGCCGTTTGCAGTACCGCGGCACAGCCAATGACGGCTAGAATGGTCAGGATCACCTCGACAGGGGGCTTCCCGGGGACTAAGTCGAAAACAAAAGTGAGAACGAAGAGACCAATACCACTGATCAATCCGAGCCCCATCCCGCCATAGCGTGTTCCCAGCAATAGACAGATGATGATAATGGCAAATTGTAGCGTGACCATAGATTCCCTTTTTTCTTATTCTCCCGGATCTTTGCGCAAGATGATGCGAGAACCGGGGATTAACGATATCGCTTGTGATATATGTGGATTAATACTCTAGTTGTTCTGGCTATGATTCTGGGAGATTGCTCTCCCTTTATAAAAATAAAGAATATAATCAGAATGGAAATTGATCTGCATAAACTATTGTTGAGAAAATAAAAGGAAATATCGAGTGAGTCAGCTGAGACGGTCTGGCTTAGCGGTAAGACATCCTTTTTTTGTTAATAACTTTGATGATGGTGGTAAACAGTCACGTAGTGTGTGCTTTCCCATACGTGGTAGCGAACAAGTAAAATTAATTATTCTGCTTATAATTATCGATGTGTTGTTTTGCCGCTCTGGGAATGGAGTCCTCTTACCTATTTATCTGAGCCTATAGCGTCGTGGTAATGACTTAAGTCGCCGTGTTTTCTTAGTGGCATGCCGCTGGGAGCGCCCGTGCATAGGGTTAATTAATTGAACAGAATGTTATGCACATTATGTAATTAATTGCGCGAATTGAATACATGTGATGAGTGTGCGTTCTATCATAGCCAAGCAGGGCGAGAGTATGCCGCTGGAGTCCCGCCTCACAGTGCGTGGGCAGGATGTGAGGCGTGGCACCCGATAGCGGCAGATGCTGTTCTGGAGGGATTCGCTGAGGCTGGAAGGGCAATCATAGCGTTTAATTAATTTTATAGTCAATTTAAGCAGCGCCAGGGATTATTTATTATGGAGTGTGATTAATAATAAAAGATAGCGTTCATTAGTCTATTGGTGAAAATGATCTCCCCAGATATTGTTATCTGGAGAGAATATGCTGAGATAGCGATAGGTATGGCGGGATTACTACGCGATAATTATCTATTAGCAACCAGGGGTATTTATTACTCCGTTGCGAGATGTTTTATTAATCGTATCGATAGGATGTCGCTGAGCGTGAATAAAAATATTGATAAGAGATGTATGACGTTATCAGCGGATTAATCATGATAGCACTTTGACTTGTTCCATTTTTATGCGGGTGCGGAGCGACGATGGCCGAGATCATTACACATTCGCTGTTCACTTATGGTATTGAAAATTTTACTGCTTGGAGCCATTTTTTTCAGCAGCATACGGCGTGTGGTAGGATAAGAATTAATGCACAACAGGATGATTTTTTTGGCGAGAGCGAGATACATCAGCTAGCTAATGGTGCTCGTGTCGTGGTGATCCGGACCACGCCCGGGATGATCGAGAAGTATGAGCATTCAAGACCCGTTTATGGTCTGGTATACACGGAAACACCGTTGCAATGTACTCTCGATGGCCGTGCTATTACGGTGCGGAGTAAAGAGTGTCTTTTGCTGAATGGTGCGCAGCCATTTAGTATGGCCTCATCACTATTGCGCTCGACAGTGTCGGTATTATTGCCGGAAGCGTGTTTTGGACAATATGCTGCAGCCGTCGAACGCCTATTCGATGGACGGCTGGCATCGACACTTCCCTTCGGTAAACTGATCACCAGCATGGCGGCGGAAAGCCATACCGCGGCAGCGTTAACCGAGAAGATCACCGTGCTGATTAATCTTTTGATTATCTCGAGTAATATTTCGACACGGCGCGCGCTTAATAAATTCGATTATCTTAATAACCTCATTCTCACACATTGTCGGAGTACCGACTTTTCGCTTGCCAAGTTAGTACACATCAGTGGTATGTCGAAACGCTCTATCCAGTATGTATTCTCTCAGCAAAATACACGTTTTCAGGTACTCTTGGTACAGGCGCGTCTGACCTGTTTGTTACAGGAGATGCAGCATACACCCACTCGCTCGTTAAGTGACATTGTCAAGCGCTGTGGCTATCGCTCCTTTTTGACGGCATCACGCCACTTTCGTGACTATTACCAGGAGTCATTGCCTAGCTATTATATTAAATATGCCTTATAGCCATATTGCTGGATTAAGCTTGGTTTTGCTGGAGGTAGTCGGTAATCGACTGATTAAACTTCCGCTTAAAGTGGCGGGCCGCGGTTGAGAAGGAGTTGTAACCACTTAGAAAAACGATCTCATTCAATTTCTTATGCTTCATCTTCTGTAGGTTATCACAGAGTAACTTCAGGCGAATATCGGCACTGAGACGATTGAAGGTGGTGCCATGAGAGGCGAGTATATATTGAATGTTGCGCGCTGACATGGCGCATAGTTGTGCCAACTGGGGGAGTGATAATGATTCGTCATAGATATTCATAGTGATTTTCTTGACGATCAGTTCATATTTACTGTTGTTTTCTTGCTTTTCATTATAAGTGATGACCTTGATTAAGTTGGTGACAATATCTAAGCGCTCGGCTAGGCCGGGGGCATGCTGCGTGGTTGACATGATTTTATTGATCTCGTCACCATATTTAATCGATGAGAGTTTACGCCCGATCAAGCCTTGGATGACATGCTCTAAGCGATCCCCCAGTAACGAGAAGGGGATAGCAAAGGAACGCGTTTGCTGGTAACCCGGTGACGAGATTTGAAAGCCTTTTGAGCTGTCGATCAGAAAGGAGTCGCGGTAAGGTAAGGTGCAGTTTAACCCCTCCTCGCCCCATTGCATCTTATGGTCTGAGTAGATGAGGTAGAGTACCCGGCTTTGCTGAGCATGCGCGATGTGATGGGTAATATTATAGCCACAGGCGCTCATGGTCATAAAGCGCGCACCATTACTCAGTCGGCTAATCATCGCCTTGGCATAGAAGTCTTCCGAGGTCATGTCGAGGGTGAGTCGCCCGCATTGTAACTGTTGTTGCATAAAGGATAACAGTGCCGGGATATCTTCATAGCCTTTGGCTTCATAGGTGACTGTTGTATTCATCATAACTAACACCGTCAGAGAGGACTCATCACATCGCTATAAATTAATATAACCTGGACAATATACTGGTTATTTAGTGCAAATCCGATATAAAAGTGCAAAAAAGCAGTGAGATTTTTAATCTGCTGTATTTACGCAGAATTTACTCGGAATTACCGAGCTACGCCACAACAATCAGTCTCTCTTTATTATAGATACTCGCAAGATATTAGTAAGCATTGCATCAGATTAACCCGCTAGAGGTATTTATTGAGCAATGTGTTTGAGTGCGCGGGGCGAAAAATCGAGACGCGAGAATATTGCGCGGCGCTGACTGGAGTCGTTATCTTATTAATCAATACACTGGCTTAAACAAGAGGCTCGTTTCTCATGGCAAGAGAGGCATTAGCCATCATGGAGGAGATGCGATGGTTGGACCATGCTTAATTCTTTCCGGCGATTTTTATTAGCCATGCTAATCGATGGTGGGCACTTAGGCGATACCGAGGTGCTCCTTTAAGTTTTTTAAGTAACGTCGGCTGACCGGAATACGCTTACCACTTTGGGTGAGGACTTCTGCCGCACCATTATCCAGTAACTGGATCTCCTTGAGACGATCGACGTTAACCATATATTGACGATGGCAGCGGATCAGCGGTGTTTTTTCTTGCAGGGTTTTGAGTGTCAGCTGGGTGTAACCACTTTGTTGGTTACCGACAACATGGATGCCGCTGAGCTCCGATGACAGATACTCGACCTCCTCCAGCTTGAGCAAGAAGATACGGTTTAAGCCGTGGCAAGGAATGTGTTTAAGCTGCGGTTCTTGCAGGGGATGCAAATTCTGGCGTAATTCGTTGCCACGGAGTAGGCGCTCAAGGGTCTTGTGTAGTCGGGCCGTATCGATCGGTTTAAGGAGATAGTCGAAGGCATGCCGCTCAAAGGCTTGGATGGCGTATTCGTCGAAGGCGGTGATAAACACGATGTAGGGCAAGGTGTCGGGATCCAACATGTTCACCAGTTCTAGCCCACTGATGCGTGGCATTTGAATATCGAGGAAGAGCACGCTGGGCCGCAGGCGATGGATCTGGGGAATGGCCTCCAACGCATTGGCGCAACTGGCGACCAGCTCGATATCTGGATAGCGTTGGAGCAGCGTAGCGAGTTCGTCGCGTGCCGGTTGCTCATCGTCGACAATGATGACTGTTAACATGCTCCCTCCTGAAAACGGCGCCATCTTATCATGTGATATTAACCGGTGGGGGTGAGTCACCAGGAAACTGCGTGTTGCTTCAAAATTTGCTGCCGTTGAGCCTGTAAAGATAACTGTGCGATTATCTTTACGTTTATGGATTGAAAACTTTACGATAGCTGTTAATGTAAACACCACAGGAGAGCGTCCCGGGTTGACCCCGGGCACCATGACCAGACAGGCGGATATTTCGATGATGCAAAAAGATGCGGTTAATAATGTGCATATCAGCGACGAACAGATCTTGATCACGCCGGAGGTATTGAAGGCGCGTTTCCCGCTCAATGCGGCACAGCAGACGCAGATCGCTGCCTCGCGCCAGACGATCGCGCGGATCCTTGCCGGCGATGATGATCGGTTGTTGGTGATCTGTGGCCCCTGCTCGATCCACGATGTCGATGCGGCCCTGGAGTATGCCGCCCGTTTACGGCGCTTGGCTGAGACACTGAGCGATCGGCTCTATATCGTCATGCGGGTCTATTTCGAGAAGCCGCGTACCACCGTGGGGTGGAAGGGATTGATTAACGATCCCTATATGGATGGCTCATTTGATGTTGAGGCGGGTCTGCATATTGCGCGGCGCCTGCTGCTGCAACTGGTCGAAATGGGATTGCCACTGGCGACGGAGGCCTGGGACCCTAACTCGCCCCAATACCTGGGTGATCTGTTTAGCTGGTCTGCCATCGGCGCCCGTACCACCGAGTCACAGACCCATCGTGAGATGGCCTCAGGCCTGTCGATGCCCGTCGGGTTTAAAAATGGTACCGATGGTAGCCTGGCGACGGCGATCAACGCGTTGAAGGCGGCGGCGATGCCACACCGTTTTGTGGGTATCAATCAGGCGGGGCAGGTTTGTTTGTTGCAGACGCAAGGCAATCCCGACGGTCATGTGATCCTGCGCGGTGGCGCGGTGCCGAACTATAGCGCGCAGGATGTGGCGCAATGTGAGGCGCAGATGGTACAGGCCGGCCTTCCTCCACGCCTGATGATCGATTGCAGTCATGGTAATTCCAATAAAGATTATCGCCGTCAGCCCCAGGTCGCCGAGGCGGTGATGGCGCAACTGGCTGCGGGTAATCGTTCGATCATCGGCGTGATGCTGGAGAGTCACCTGTTTGCCGGTAATCAGAGTTCGGAGCAGGCGCGTAGCGCGATGCAATATGGTGTCTCGGTGACGGATGGGTGTATTGATTGGGCGACGACAGAAACCTTACTGCGTGCGATGCACCAGCAGCTGTCAGGCATAGGGCGAGGGGAGAGGTAAGCTCATGGTGGCGGAACTGAGCGCGTTGCGCGACGAGATTGATGAGGTTGATAAGGCGTTATTAGCGCTACTGGCGCGCCGCCTGGAATTGGTCGCGCGGGTCGGCGAGGTGAAGAGCCATTACGGGTTGCCGGTCTATGTGCCAGAACGCGAGGCGGCGATGCTCGCCTCGCGCCGGGCCGAGGCGGAGCAGCTCGGTGTCTCACCGGATCTGATCGAGGATGTCTTACGCCGGGTGATGCGGGAATCGTACTCCAGCGAGAATGAGAAAGGCTTTAAGGCGTTAAATCCCACCTTGCGTCCGGTGGTGATCGTCGGTGGCGGCGGAAAGATGGGCGCCTTGTTTACTCGGATGCTCCGTCTCTCCGGGTATCAGGTACGCATCCTTGAGCCACAGGACTGGCCGCAGGCCGAGGCGCTATGCGCCGATGCGGGGATGGTGGTGGTGAGCGTGCCGATCCCTCTCACCGAGGCGGTGATCGCCCGCCTGCCGACCTTACCGGCGGATTGTTTGCTGGTCGATCTGGCGTCGGTGAAGGCTGCGCCGTTGCAGGCGATGTTGGCGGCCCATACCGGTCCTGTGCTGGGATTACACCCCATGTTTGGTCCCGATGTGGACAGTTTTGCCAAGCAGGTGATCGTGTATTGTGATGGGCGTCAGCCGCAGGCTTATCAATGGCTGCTGGAGCAGTTACAAGTTTGGGGGGCGCGTCTGCATCCTATCAGTGCCGTCGATCATGATCAGAACATGGCCTTCATCCAGGCGCTGCGCCATTTCACGACCTTTGCCTATGGTCTGCATTTGGCGGAGGAGAATGTCAGCCTGGCACAGTTACTGACGCTATCATCGCCGATCTATCGCCTGGAGTTGATGATGGTTGGGCGGCTGTTCGCCCAGGATGCCCAACTGTATGCTGATATCATCATGGCATCGGCAGACAATCTGGCCTTGATTAAGCGCTATCACCAGCGCTTCGGTGAGGCGATACGACTGCTGGAGGGGCGAGATAAGGCGGCCTTCGTTACCGCTTTTCAACGTGTCGCACACTGGTTTGGCGACCATGCTCAACACTTTCAGCAAGAGAGCCGGACGTTGTTGCGCCAGGCGCACGATCGCCGCCGTTGAGCGGCGGCGATCCGTGGGGCGCTATTACGATGGTGTGCCGTTGCTGACCGGTATGACGTTCTCACTCGGGTAGCAGCCCAGTACTTTCTGTGAGCGCGTCAGTGAGCGCAACGCATGCAGCGCCTGCTGCATGGCGGGATGATTGAGGTTAGCCTGCACATCCAGATAGAACATCTCCTCCCACGGGTTGCCGTTGATGGGACGTGACTCCAACTTCGTGATGACGATGTGCTGCTCGCGGAAGGCCAGCAGTGCGTCGACCAGTGCGCCAGGCTGTTGCCCAGTGGCCATGATCAGGGTCGTCTTGGCGGCGACCTGGCTGTTGACCTCGATGGCCTTACGCGCCAACACGATGAAGCGTGTCATATTCTGTGTCTGGTTAGCCAGATCGTGAGCCAGGGCTTGTAGGCCATATAGCTGGCCGCCGGCGGCGCTGCCGAGTGCCGCTACCTGAGGAGAGCGCAAGGCGGCGACCTGTTCCATCGCGGCGGCGGTGCTTTCACAATATTCGATCTTCCACTGTGGGTAGCGGTTGAGAAACTGGCTGCACTGTTGGAAGGGTTGCGGATGGCTATAGATGGTGGTCAGTTGGTTCAGATCGCTCTCGCCGTTGACCAGTAGGCAGTGATCGATCGTCAGCGTCAGCTCGCCGACAATCGACAGGCTGGTGTGTTGCAGCAGATCATAGACCTCGTTGATCGAGCCGGAGGAGGTATTTTCTAGCGGTAGTACGGCATAGTCGGCTTGGCCGCTCTCGACCAGGGCGACGATATCGGCAAAACGCTGACAACCGCACTCGATGGCTTGCTCGAAATGGCGGGCGGCATAGCGCCGGGCGGCCAGATGGGAGTATGAGCCTTTCGGGCCGAGGAAGGCGATACGTGCCGAGGTCTCTGCCGCCTGGTGAGCCTGTTGCAGCAAGGCTTGCTGAGTGAGGACTGACTCCTCGATGATCAGTTGA contains the following coding sequences:
- the rpsP gene encoding 30S ribosomal protein S16 translates to MVTIRLARGGAKKRPFYQVVVTDSRNARDGRFIERVGFFNPVATGSAEGLRLDLDRVSHWVSQGATVSDRVAALIKEAQKAA
- the rimM gene encoding ribosome maturation factor RimM (Essential for efficient processing of 16S rRNA), translated to MSIQNKPAMDKAVILGKLGSAYGIRGWLRVFSSTEDAESIFDYQPWFIQQGGKWVAIELESWRNHSQDLVIKIKGIDDRDAANALVNREIAVDESQLPALEEGDYYWKDLMGCQVVTVAGYELGKVTAMMETGSNDVLVVKANLKDAFGIKERLIPFLDGQVIKKVDLTAKSIEVDWDPGF
- the trmD gene encoding tRNA (guanosine(37)-N1)-methyltransferase TrmD, translating into MWIGVVSLFPEMFRAITDYGVTGRAVKNGLLSVQCWNPRDFTHDRHRTVDDRPYGGGPGMLMMVQPLRDAIHAAKAAAGEGAKVIYLSPQGRKLDQQGVCELSAAQKLILVCGRYEGIDERVIQAEVDEEWSIGDYVLSGGELPAMTLIDSISRFVPGVLGDQASAQEDSFVDGLLDCPHYTRPEVLQGKEVPPVLLSGNHAEIRRWRLKQSLGRTWLRRPELLESLALTDEQAKLLAQFREEHAAQQEHEG
- the rplS gene encoding 50S ribosomal protein L19, with the protein product MSNIIKQLEQEQMKQDVPAFRPGDSVEVKVWVVEGSKKRLQAFEGVVIAIRNRGLHSAFTVRKISNGEGVERVFQTHSPVIDSIAVKRRGAVRKAKLYYLRERTGKAARIKERLN
- a CDS encoding class I SAM-dependent methyltransferase is translated as MLFTESLKTTAGFITQFVRSPRTVGAISPSTPFLCREMVRPVDWRQTHSIAEFGAGTGVLTRHIQRRMRHDAHLDIFETNPHFCQALQQLADWRTQVHNTSASEISQRYDVIFSGLPLLAFSAELRHTILSAAALALKPGGCFIQFQYSPLLESHLARHFHWQRSLVWRNLPPAFVYLCRPR
- a CDS encoding YdiY family protein, whose amino-acid sequence is MLRSRVTQTLPTLIGLTVILNYTSAFADSTLFTALDDPSTAKQPFIGNIQAGYNSQSGNSNNSSLLANTTMTWFNRDAATAYSLWGTANNAESNGTRSAEKYQAGGRTRFNVTQENYMFGQVNWLNDRFAGYASRTTGTAGYGRQIFSSPTQDLRVEFGPGVRHDEYQGGGRATRALAYGAANYTYQVTTNTQFTQGVSALSNEDTTLNSETALNVGINDAFSLRLSYNVTYNSEPPASAPKHTDRTSAITLQYNL
- a CDS encoding anaerobic C4-dicarboxylate transporter; this translates as MVTLQFAIIIICLLLGTRYGGMGLGLISGIGLFVLTFVFDLVPGKPPVEVILTILAVIGCAAVLQTAGGLNVMMQFAERLLRRHPQHITILAPLTTWTLTFLCGTGHVVYTMFPIIADIALKKGIRPERPMAVASVASQMAITASPVSVAVVSLVSILGAAHGIGQAFTILDILSVSVPASLCGVLVAALWSLRRGKDLDKDPVFQEKLKDPEQRAYIYGDSQTLLNQTFPKQAYWATWIFFAAIAVVVLLGAFADLRPAFEVKGVLKPLSMNLVIQMMMLIAGAIILMSCKVKPGEISNGAVFKAGMVAIFSVFGVAWMSDTFFQAHMQDLRLVLEDVVKSHPWTYALVLFLVSKLVNSQAAALTAIAPMGLSLGVEPKMLLAFFPAAYGYFVLPTYPSDLACIGFDRSGTTRIGKFIINHSFILPGFIGVITSCCVGYLLVASFY
- a CDS encoding helix-turn-helix domain-containing protein, with product MAEIITHSLFTYGIENFTAWSHFFQQHTACGRIRINAQQDDFFGESEIHQLANGARVVVIRTTPGMIEKYEHSRPVYGLVYTETPLQCTLDGRAITVRSKECLLLNGAQPFSMASSLLRSTVSVLLPEACFGQYAAAVERLFDGRLASTLPFGKLITSMAAESHTAAALTEKITVLINLLIISSNISTRRALNKFDYLNNLILTHCRSTDFSLAKLVHISGMSKRSIQYVFSQQNTRFQVLLVQARLTCLLQEMQHTPTRSLSDIVKRCGYRSFLTASRHFRDYYQESLPSYYIKYAL
- a CDS encoding helix-turn-helix domain-containing protein codes for the protein MMNTTVTYEAKGYEDIPALLSFMQQQLQCGRLTLDMTSEDFYAKAMISRLSNGARFMTMSACGYNITHHIAHAQQSRVLYLIYSDHKMQWGEEGLNCTLPYRDSFLIDSSKGFQISSPGYQQTRSFAIPFSLLGDRLEHVIQGLIGRKLSSIKYGDEINKIMSTTQHAPGLAERLDIVTNLIKVITYNEKQENNSKYELIVKKITMNIYDESLSLPQLAQLCAMSARNIQYILASHGTTFNRLSADIRLKLLCDNLQKMKHKKLNEIVFLSGYNSFSTAARHFKRKFNQSITDYLQQNQA